One window of the Syngnathoides biaculeatus isolate LvHL_M chromosome 11, ASM1980259v1, whole genome shotgun sequence genome contains the following:
- the LOC133509000 gene encoding protocadherin beta-16-like: MAWSFLWRNGVQQIYSLCLGLLFLFLFLRPVNGDVSYSIPEELKRGSVIGNIATDLGLNVGRLSARKARIDPEDDNVHHCGINLNTGDLIVRERIDREGLCGKKASCVLKQELVLENPLELHRISIRVLDVNDHSPQFNEDSLKLEIRESADKGEHFHLREAHDADIGENAVQSYTLQQNDHFKLIVNTKPGGRKYCELVLEKELDREAKKEMTLLLTAYDGGSPPRSGTVGIHVIILDANDNVPVFSQTVYRASLAENSPLDTLVITVSASDADEGINSEIIFAFDHVSDDNSNIFTLHPKTGEVRVAGVVDYEKVSSYEMQISAVDGLGLISYCSLIIKVTDVNDNTPVISIKSLTDPVAEDAAPGTEVGIIHVQDRDSEQNGEVHCSIQQDVPFKLVPSIKNYYSLVTSGQLDRELVSHHNITIGASDQGSPPLSSRKSLGLSVADVNDNPPVFQRESYSAYVSENNKAGSALCRVSARDPDWRQNGTVIYSLLAGAEVNGAPASSYVAVDGDTGEVRAVGSLDYEDLRSFRVQVVARDKGSPPLSSNVSVSVWIRDVNDNSPQILYPAPDGDSSVTELVPKAAQGGSLVSKVIAVDADSGQNARLSYHIVKSTDPGLFTVGLHSGEIRTRRDISESDGEEMRQNLMVAVKDNGQPPLSATCSVYFLLSDNLSELPPELKDVSSQEREKNSKVTFYLLVALVSVSTFFLTFMVAVLAVSFCRRRKPRLLLDGALAVPGAYLPPNYADVDGTATLRSAYNYDAYLTTGSRTSDFNFVRSYDDDTLPADRAPGKSLGDFDEIFGDAEGLPEVRSSVQFYSN, from the exons ATGGCTTG GAGCTTTTTGTGGCGCAATGGAGTACAACAGATTTATTCTTTGTGCCTCGgcctgctttttcttttccttttcctccgCCCCGTCAACGGAGACGTCAGCTACTCGATCCCAGAGGAGCTGAAACGTGGATCTGTCATCGGCAATATTGCCACGGATTTGGGACTAAATGTGGGCCGGTTATCTGCTCGGAAAGCGCGCATTGATCCAGAGGATGACAACGTCCACCACTGCGGCATCAACCTCAACACCGGGGACTTGATCGTGCGGGAAAGGATCGACAGGGAAGGTCTTTGTGGCAAAAAGGCGTCGTGTGTTTTGAAGCAGGAACTTGTGCTGGAGAACCCGTTGGAACTACATCGGATTAGTATCCGTGTATTAGATGTCAATGATCATTCTCCACAGTTTAACGAAGACTCGCTTAAATTAGAAATTCGGGAGTCGGCAGACAAGGGGGAGCATTTTCATCTTAGAGAAGCACACGATGCAGACATTGGCGAAAATGCTGTTCAAAGCTACACGTTGCAGCAGAACgatcattttaaattaattgtcAACACTAAACCAGGTGGACGAAAGTACTGTGAATTGGTCTTGGAAAAGGAATTAGACAGAGAAGCCAAAAAAGAAATGACGCTGCTGCTGACCGCGTACGATGGCGGCTCTCCTCCGAGATCAGGAACGGTCGGCATCCACGTCATCATTTTGGATGCCAATGATAATGTTCCAGTATTTAGTCAAACTGTTTATAGAGCCAGTCTGGCTGAAAACTCTCCTCTTGATACTTTGGTGATTACAGTCAGTGCAAGTGATGCAGATGAAGGAATCAATAGTGAAATCATATTTGCATTTGACCATGTTTCTGATGACAACAGCAATATTTTTACCCTGCACCCCAAAACAGGAGAAGTGAGAGTAGCTGGTGTCGTTGATTACGAGAAAGTATCTTCATATGAAATGCAAATAAGTGCGGTTGATGGTCTGGGGTTAATTTCGTATTGttctttaattataaaagttACTGATGTGAATGACAACACCCCGGTTATAAGCATAAAGTCGCTGACCGATCCAGTGGCGGAGGATGCGGCCCCTGGCACCGAGGTGGGCATCATCCACGTGCAGGACCGAGACTCGGAGCAGAACGGAGAAGTCCACTGCTCCATCCAGCAAGACGTCCCCTTCAAGTTAGTTCCTTCCATCAAGAACTATTATTCTCTGGTGACGAGCGGACAGCTGGACCGCGAACTGGTGTCGCATCACAACATCACAATCGGCGCCAGCGACCAGGGCTCTCCTCCTCTGTCCTCCCGCAAAAGTTTGGGCCTGTCGGTGGCcgacgtcaacgacaacccGCCCGTATTCCAGCGAGAGTCCTACAGCGCCTACGTCAGCGAAAATAACaaagccggctcggccttgtgtCGGGTAAGCGCTCGAGACCCCGACTGGAGGCAGAACGGCACGGTGATTTATTCTCTGCTGGCGGGCGCGGAGGTGAACGGCGCCCCGGCGTCCTCCTACGTAGCGGTGGACGGAGACACGGGGGAGGTCCGCGCCGTGGGCTCCTTGGATTACGAAGACTTGAGGAGTTTCCGAGTCCAGGTGGTGGCCAGAGACAAGGGTTCTCCTCCGCTGAGCAGCAACGTGAGCGTCAGCGTGTGGATACGGGACGTGAACGACAACTCTCCTCAGATTCTGTACCCCGCCCCGGACGGCGACTCCTCGGTGACCGAGCTGGTCCCCAAAGCCGCCCAGGGGGGCTCGCTGGTGTCCAAAGTCATCGCGGTGGACGCCGACTCCGGACAGAACGCCCGGCTGTCCTATCATATCGTCAAGTCCACGGATCCGGGACTTTTCACGGTGGGGCTCCACAGCGGAGAGATCAGGACCCGGCGGGACATTTCCGAATCTGACGGCGAGGAGATGAGACAGAACCTGATGGTGGCGGTGAAAGATAACGGGCAGCCCCCTCTCTCCGCCACCTGCTCGGTGTATTTCCTCCTTTCCGACAACTTGTCCGAGCTGCCGCCGGAACTGAAGGACGTTTCTTCCCAGGAGCGTGAGAAGAATTCCAAAGTCACCTTTTATCTGCTGGTGGCGCTGGTGTCGGTGTCCACCTTCTTTCTGACCTTCATGGTGGCGGTCCTGGCCGTGAGCTTTTGTCGCAGGAGAAAGCCCCGACTGTTGTTGGACGGAGCGCTCGCCGTCCCCGGCGCGTATCTCCCTCCTAATTACGCAGATGTGGACGGCACGGCCACTTTACGCAGCGCCTACAACTACGACGCCTACTTGACGACGGGCTCCAGGACCAGCGACTTCAACTTTGTGCGTTCCTACGACGACGACACGCTGCCTGCCGACCGGGCGCCTGGCAAGAGTCTTGGCGACTTCGATGAGATTTTTGGAGATGCTGAAGGTCTTCCCGAGGTACGATCTTCAGTCCAATTTTACTCTAATTGA